The Chryseolinea soli genome contains a region encoding:
- a CDS encoding acyloxyacyl hydrolase produces the protein MKSLLFFMVGWFILFGGEKVLGQGGDSTRAYFIDARFHTGKILDNIPTGNSTVRPPFMAELDLGIIKNEQRVWDYANCYAKNGLALSYIDFGDAKLLGKAAGLTIFTEPHVVRSQRFLFTFRAGAGFSYLSKLYNADSNPDNIYFSQHISFLLLLNPTLYYVIHPQWRILGGVQFSHISNGGSTWPNWGINIVTANVGVSYSLHPLELKPRSRKPFTDRHLKVIAHLFGGSHTSDPTDTDPSKKRFAGGVNVGVVKPLGRVCSIGVGTEFFYDGVSKLLEEQNNKPYNTFVGSVSLQNYFFFGKILFGQQLAYYITPHHPNPDNNLYQHYLLEYRIKGPLYAGISLHAHGKVSDFVAFTTGVIF, from the coding sequence GTGAAATCGCTTCTGTTTTTCATGGTGGGATGGTTCATCCTCTTCGGAGGTGAAAAAGTGCTGGGCCAGGGAGGAGACAGCACGCGGGCTTATTTTATTGACGCACGCTTTCACACGGGAAAAATATTGGACAATATCCCCACCGGCAATTCCACCGTGCGGCCCCCGTTCATGGCCGAGTTGGATCTGGGCATTATCAAGAATGAGCAACGGGTGTGGGACTATGCCAATTGCTACGCCAAAAATGGTCTTGCCCTTAGCTACATAGATTTTGGAGACGCCAAGTTGCTTGGCAAAGCCGCAGGCCTCACGATTTTTACGGAACCGCATGTGGTCCGGTCGCAGCGATTCTTGTTCACGTTCCGCGCCGGCGCTGGATTTTCCTACCTGAGCAAACTCTACAATGCCGACTCCAATCCCGACAACATTTATTTCAGTCAACACATCAGCTTTTTATTGTTGCTGAACCCAACGCTTTATTATGTGATCCATCCGCAGTGGCGCATTTTGGGAGGCGTTCAATTCAGTCACATTTCAAATGGCGGCAGCACCTGGCCCAATTGGGGGATCAACATCGTTACAGCCAACGTGGGGGTATCCTATTCGCTGCACCCACTGGAGCTAAAGCCGCGCTCGCGCAAGCCTTTCACCGACCGCCATCTGAAAGTGATCGCGCACCTTTTTGGTGGCAGTCACACCTCGGACCCCACCGACACGGACCCCTCTAAAAAAAGATTTGCCGGCGGTGTCAATGTCGGCGTGGTAAAACCGCTGGGCAGAGTTTGCTCCATCGGCGTGGGTACTGAATTTTTTTACGACGGCGTTAGCAAATTGTTGGAAGAACAAAACAACAAACCGTACAACACGTTTGTGGGCTCTGTGAGCTTGCAGAACTATTTCTTTTTTGGCAAAATTCTTTTCGGACAACAATTGGCCTATTACATAACGCCACATCATCCCAATCCCGACAACAATCTCTACCAACATTATCTCCTCGAGTATCGAATCAAGGGTCCCTTGTATGCCGGCATCTCATTGCACGCGCATGGAAAGGTATCGGACTTTGTTGCGTTCACCACAGGTGTGATCTTTTGA
- a CDS encoding ABC transporter permease yields the protein MIKNYLTTAFRIMLRQKAYSFINIVGLGLGIAASLLIMLYVVDELSFDRFHADADRTYRIGFAGRLQGNNFNMAVSPAPVAAAMQAEIPEVEAAVRFGLWRTQPIAIGDKTFTERYMLVADSNFFQFFSFPLISGDPKTVLKGTNKIVITESAAKRYFGSENPIGKILLRGGEKTACEVTGVAQDPPGNSTIVFDMVLSGQSWNYMNEEQWTSNNLYTYFKIHAQSNVQQVKSKLDVLAEKNIGRDLEKFLGLTFKQFREKGSDVGFTIIPMVDVHLRAKQDEDIIPGGNMQYLYIFGAVAAFIILIACINFMNLSTARSSNRAKEVGVRKTIGALRSRLMGQFLAESLIYSALSMLLALLLIALLLSPFNVLSGKMLTLSFFAKPVVVVSLILFTLIVGLLAGSYPAFYLTSFNPSEVLKGKIRSGFKNSGLRNVLVTFQFVISIALILGSIVVYKQLTFMQHRDMGFDKENVIDLLHTWSLDKNAKAFKNELAQHPEFKASSFASSLPPHIGWNNAFRKGGTEQDFLLQVYFVDHDHLAAMHYTMAEGRFFSRDFPADTASIILNEAAYKQMGFETMENQFVINYGGDNPRPMNLIGVMKDFNFETLRNNVKPMAIILSGEPNGEMAIRLAPGDTHAKIALLESIWKKYSSNAFEYSFIDENFDALFRAEQRMSYIVLIFTVLAITIASLGLFGLSTFTAEQRAKEISIRKVMGASVPHIIVLIAKDFAVLVLIAFVIAAPLGWYLADNWLNGFAFHTGVDAWAVIWAGTTSLLVAIFTISFQSLRAARENPVNAMRSE from the coding sequence ATGATCAAAAACTACCTGACCACCGCGTTCCGCATCATGCTCCGGCAAAAAGCCTATTCGTTTATCAACATCGTAGGGCTGGGCTTGGGCATTGCGGCCAGTCTGCTCATCATGCTGTATGTCGTTGACGAATTGAGTTTTGACCGGTTCCATGCCGATGCCGATCGCACCTATCGCATTGGATTTGCAGGGCGTTTGCAGGGCAACAATTTCAATATGGCCGTGTCGCCCGCGCCAGTGGCCGCGGCCATGCAGGCCGAGATCCCGGAAGTGGAAGCTGCGGTACGCTTCGGGTTGTGGCGCACGCAGCCCATAGCCATCGGCGACAAAACTTTTACCGAGCGCTACATGCTGGTGGCCGACTCCAACTTCTTCCAATTTTTCTCTTTCCCGTTGATCTCGGGCGATCCGAAAACGGTGTTGAAAGGGACCAATAAGATCGTGATCACCGAGTCGGCAGCCAAACGCTATTTTGGCAGCGAGAACCCTATTGGAAAAATACTGTTGCGTGGCGGCGAGAAAACCGCCTGCGAAGTGACGGGCGTAGCGCAAGACCCTCCCGGCAACTCGACCATCGTTTTTGACATGGTGTTGTCGGGTCAGTCGTGGAACTATATGAACGAAGAGCAATGGACGTCCAACAACCTTTATACCTATTTCAAGATCCATGCGCAATCCAATGTGCAGCAGGTCAAATCAAAATTGGATGTGCTGGCCGAAAAAAACATCGGCAGGGATCTTGAAAAATTCCTGGGCCTCACCTTCAAACAGTTCCGCGAAAAAGGGAGCGACGTCGGCTTTACGATCATCCCGATGGTTGATGTTCACCTAAGGGCCAAACAAGACGAAGACATCATCCCCGGCGGCAACATGCAGTACCTCTATATTTTCGGAGCTGTGGCCGCGTTCATCATCCTCATTGCCTGTATCAATTTTATGAACCTGTCCACGGCGCGGTCGTCGAACCGGGCCAAGGAAGTGGGTGTGCGCAAGACCATCGGTGCGTTGCGCTCGCGGTTGATGGGCCAGTTTTTGGCGGAGTCGCTTATTTATAGCGCGCTATCAATGCTGCTGGCGTTGTTGCTCATCGCGTTGTTGTTATCGCCTTTCAATGTGCTCTCGGGCAAAATGCTGACGCTTTCGTTTTTCGCCAAACCGGTCGTGGTGGTGAGCCTTATTTTGTTCACGCTCATCGTCGGTTTGCTGGCGGGTAGCTACCCGGCATTTTATCTGACGTCGTTCAATCCGTCGGAGGTATTGAAGGGCAAGATCCGGTCGGGCTTCAAGAACTCGGGCCTGCGCAATGTGTTGGTAACGTTCCAGTTTGTCATTTCCATCGCACTTATTTTAGGCAGCATCGTGGTGTACAAGCAGCTCACCTTCATGCAGCATCGTGACATGGGATTCGACAAAGAGAACGTCATCGATTTGCTGCACACCTGGTCGCTGGATAAAAACGCCAAGGCTTTCAAAAATGAACTGGCCCAACATCCGGAATTCAAAGCCTCAAGCTTTGCCAGCAGCCTGCCGCCACACATCGGTTGGAACAACGCCTTTCGCAAGGGAGGAACCGAACAGGATTTCCTGCTGCAGGTATACTTCGTCGATCACGACCACCTGGCGGCCATGCACTACACGATGGCCGAAGGACGATTCTTTTCACGCGACTTCCCCGCCGACACGGCGTCCATCATTCTCAACGAAGCGGCTTACAAACAAATGGGATTCGAGACCATGGAAAATCAGTTTGTGATCAACTATGGCGGCGACAACCCGCGTCCAATGAACCTCATCGGTGTCATGAAGGATTTCAATTTCGAAACACTGCGCAACAACGTGAAGCCCATGGCCATCATACTCAGCGGCGAGCCCAATGGAGAGATGGCCATCCGCTTGGCGCCCGGGGATACACACGCGAAAATTGCGTTGCTGGAAAGCATCTGGAAAAAATATTCCAGCAATGCCTTTGAATATTCTTTCATTGACGAAAATTTTGATGCGCTCTTCCGCGCCGAACAACGGATGAGCTATATCGTGCTCATCTTTACTGTGCTTGCCATCACCATTGCCAGCCTCGGCCTGTTTGGACTCAGCACGTTCACCGCCGAACAACGTGCCAAAGAGATCAGCATCCGCAAGGTGATGGGCGCATCCGTCCCCCACATCATCGTGCTCATCGCCAAGGATTTTGCCGTGCTGGTGCTCATCGCCTTTGTGATTGCCGCGCCACTGGGCTGGTACCTGGCCGACAATTGGCTGAATGGTTTTGCGTTCCACACGGGCGTGGACGCCTGGGCCGTGATCTGGGCCGGAACAACATCACTGCTCGTCGCGATCTTTACCATCAGCTTTCAGTCGCTAAGGGCGGCGCGCGAAAACCCCGTCAACGCCATGCGAAGCGAGTAA